In one window of Acanthopagrus latus isolate v.2019 chromosome 15, fAcaLat1.1, whole genome shotgun sequence DNA:
- the aftphb gene encoding aftiphilin isoform X3 produces the protein MEPYIMPLHSSSPPPLDDDGDGEAGSEEDEFGDFSVGVSCSPPGFADSSDSPSGLRQPSPTIKPATHQPNSSFNQPVKQSQPTPAVNSGASRGQKDVEGQDYDAESCVHLTNGFSERDHDSGTHTASAVGVCSPREETGFADFTVFTEQAAHPWCCGFNPVGSTEQWDGRAVGTGQEVVMDSEPRPHCAFKAKDKVCTTVKHCEKGDAALPTQDQHQPQEAATGTDFPSEEPGGSQSEKRERFNSFQTTEAQEDAEDGRDDQDNSLSNFPQTFSAYESASEDMASFCDDFSFEGPSVDVEPNVSSLGSVDQTDWDPTDDEEEELTQRKTEDGFHYCDQSATQETSATSNQSQSGTHTEDNFADFKDCSFEHHRDQGHVQTADVGVLSLGNLPPSDSFADFCSAPTQEEEEGSWAEFKDQRAQEEGRTWTQFREQVSSLQTDGSAEEEQKEEEEEEDRTGQCGVSRRNSCQASLSCRVQQLLLTTFPEVEIPAVEAEEEEVVNLSVLLNARQQPESEEEEEKPEVGPTSPWAQRGPWWPHQDLHSAVGLRFQWGGSHTHRTLLRCLGVDTRNIVFIGMKKQPVTVPAFASSLGMLEPTKDSVPAVCSPGDTAVTAQAPPGPRDSTDSMQEAPPSSQLDWSRRGLSSSQDV, from the exons ATGGAGCCATACATCATGCCGCtgcactcctcctcccctcctccgctggatgatgatggtgacggGGAGGCCGGATCGGAGGAGGACGAGTTTGGGGACTTCTCTGTTGGTGTTTCTTGTTCGCCTCCTGGCTTTGCTGATTCATCGGATTCACCATCCGGCCTCAGACAGCCTTCTCCCACCATAAAGCCAGCCACCCACCAACccaacagcagctttaatcagccGGTTAAACAATCCCAGCCCACGCCTGCTGTGAACTCAGGGGCCAGCAGGGGCCAGAAAGACGTGGAAGGTCAGGATTATGATGCTGAGTCATGTGTGCACCTCACAAATGGGTTCTCTGAAAGAGACCACGACTCTGGGACCCACACGGCCTCAGCAGTGGGCGTCTGCTCGCCCAGGGAGGAAACAGGGTTTGCTgatttcactgtgtttacagagcAGGCGGCTCATCCCTGGTGCTGCGGGTTCAATCCCGTGGGCAGCACAGAGCAGTGGGATGGCAGAGCGGTTGGGACTGGACAGGAGGTGGTTATGGACTCTGAGCCCAGACCTCATTGTGCATTTAAGGCAAAAGATAAAGTTTGCACTACGGTGAAGCACTGTGAGAAAGGAGATGCAGCACTACCAACACAGGACCAGCATCAGCCTCAGGAAGCTGCAACAGGTACGGATTTTCCATCTGAGGAGCCTGGAGGCAGTCAGAGTGAAAAGAGGGAACGGTTTAATTCATTTCAAACCACAGAGGCGCAGGAGGATGCAGAAGACGGCAGAGACGATCAAGACAACAGCCTCTCGAATTTCCCCCAAACATTCAGCGCGTATGAATCTGCTTCAGAGGACATGGCGTCCTTCTGTGATGATTTCTCATTTGAGGGTCCTTCTGTGGACGTGGAACCAAATGTTTCATCTCTCGGGTCAGTGGATCAGACAGACTGGGACCCGACGGATGACGAGGAAGAAGAACTCACACAGCGTAAGACAGAGGACGGTTTTCATTACTGCGACCAATCTGCAACTCAGGAAACTTCGGCTACCTCCAACCAGTCACAGtctggaacacacacagaggacaatTTTGCAGACTTCAAAGACTGTAGCTTTGAGCATCACAGGGACCAAGGACATGTCCAAACAGCTGATGTAGGGGTGCTGAGTCTGGGAAACCTCCCACCGAGCGACAGCTTTGCAGATTTCTGCTCGGCGCCCAcgcaggaggaagaagaagggtCGTGGGCGGAGTTCAAGGATCAGAGAGCTCAGGAGGAGGGAAGAACTTGGACACAGTTCAGAGAGCAAGTCAGCAGCCTGCAGACTGACGGGAGcgctgaggaggagcagaaggaggaggaggaggaggaggacaggacgGGGCAATGTGGGGTTTCCAGGAGGAACAGCTGTCAG GCGTCACTGTCCTGCCGCgtccagcagcttctcctcacCACTTTTCCAGAGGTAGAGATCCCAGCagtggaggctgaggaggaggaagtggtcaACCTCAGTGTTCTGCTTAATGCCCGACAACAACctgagagtgaagaggaggaggagaaaccaGAAGTCGGTCCCACATCTCCGTG GGCTCAGCGGGGGCCGTGGTGGCCACACCAGGACCTCCACAGTGCAGTCGGCCTCCGGTTTCAGTGGGGaggctcccacacacacaggactctGCTCAGGTGCCTCGGTGTGGACACGAGAAACATT GTGTTCATCGGCATGAAGAAGCAGCCAGTGACTGTACCTGCTTTTGCGTCCAGCCTG GGAATGCTGGAGCCCACCAAAGACTCTGTGCCGGCTGTCTGTTCTCCAGGAGACACAGCGGTCACAGCACAAGCACCTCCAGGACCCCGAGACTCAACAGATTCAATGCAG GAGGCGCCTCCCTCCAGCCAGCTGGACTGGAGCCGCCGTGGCCTTAGCAGCTCTCAGGACG TCTGA
- the LOC119034061 gene encoding zinc finger and SCAN domain-containing protein 31-like produces MATGTQLLKRLVNERLAAAAVEIFGLVENTIREYQDEVVRSRREIVELKEQLEQLADVKPEIILFTAGTPSVTGEILPSQQPEQLPSVQTNEIFNSVQVKEEQEDHSIIPPQTDDIPEDVKVRLTESETMSQTQSQLNPTLSTMTMNNNNNDDEDMEEEEDDDDDDDDDEWKLSSSCGTDHDYTSHLGPDHAPKHEKACRFCGAQFFRYCDLVKHVEHMHMGEKAFKCPECDKEFARRDYLGVHSRVHTGEKPYECPYCKKVFAQSSNLYVHLRQHTGEKPYFCKSCGKMVAHSSHLKICGTREPKEKKKFRCLVHEAFRSC; encoded by the exons ATGGCGACGGGGACGCAGCTGCTCAAACGGCTGGTCAACGAGCGGCTCGCGGCGGCTGCGGTGGAAATCTTCGGACTCGTGGAAAACACGATCAGGGAGTATCAGGATGAAGTTGTCCGCTCCAGGAGAGAAATCGTCgagctgaaggagcagctggagcagctggccGATGTAAAGCCTGAAATCATCTTATTCACAGCAG GCACCCCGTCAGTCACCGGGGAGATTCTACCTTCTCAGCAGCCAGAACAGCTTCCCAGTGTGCAGACAAATGAGATCTTTAACTCTGTGCAGGtcaaagaggagcaggaggatcACAGTATCATTCCACCCCAGACGGATGATATTCCTGAGGATGTAAAAGTCAGACTTACTGAATCAGAAACAATGTCTCAGACACAAAGCCAGCTGAACCCGACTTTGAGCACTATGacaatgaacaacaacaacaacgatgATGAGgatatggaggaggaggaggatgatgatgatgatgatgacgacgacgaaTGGAAACTCTCATCCTCTTGTGGTACAGATCACGATTACACGTCTCATTTGGGGCCGGATCATGCCCCGAAACACGAAAAGGCTTGTCGTTTCTGTGGCGCGCAGTTTTTCAGGTACTGTGATCTGGTCAAACACGTAGAACACATGCACATGGGAGAGAAGGCGTTCAAATGCCctgaatgtgacaaagagtttGCCCGTAGGGACTATCTGGGTGTGCATTCCAGAGTTCACACAGGTGAAAAGCCGTACGAGTGCCCGTACTGCAAGAAAGTGTTTGCTCAGAGTTCAAATCTGTATGTTCACTTGAGGCAGCACACGGGGGAAAAACCCTATTTCTGCAAATCGTGTGGCAAAATGGTCGCCCATAGCTCTCATCTCAAGATCTGTGGTACGAGGGAGcccaaagagaagaagaaatttCGGTGTTTG GTGCATGAGGCCTTCAGGTCCTGCTAG
- the aftphb gene encoding aftiphilin isoform X1 produces MEPYIMPLHSSSPPPLDDDGDGEAGSEEDEFGDFSVGVSCSPPGFADSSDSPSGLRQPSPTIKPATHQPNSSFNQPVKQSQPTPAVNSGASRGQKDVEGQDYDAESCVHLTNGFSERDHDSGTHTASAVGVCSPREETGFADFTVFTEQAAHPWCCGFNPVGSTEQWDGRAVGTGQEVVMDSEPRPHCAFKAKDKVCTTVKHCEKGDAALPTQDQHQPQEAATGTDFPSEEPGGSQSEKRERFNSFQTTEAQEDAEDGRDDQDNSLSNFPQTFSAYESASEDMASFCDDFSFEGPSVDVEPNVSSLGSVDQTDWDPTDDEEEELTQRKTEDGFHYCDQSATQETSATSNQSQSGTHTEDNFADFKDCSFEHHRDQGHVQTADVGVLSLGNLPPSDSFADFCSAPTQEEEEGSWAEFKDQRAQEEGRTWTQFREQVSSLQTDGSAEEEQKEEEEEEDRTGQCGVSRRNSCQASLSCRVQQLLLTTFPEVEIPAVEAEEEEVVNLSVLLNARQQPESEEEEEKPEVGPTSPWAQRGPWWPHQDLHSAVGLRFQWGGSHTHRTLLRCLGVDTRNIVFIGMKKQPVTVPAFASSLGMLEPTKDSVPAVCSPGDTAVTAQAPPGPRDSTDSMQEAPPSSQLDWSRRGLSSSQDGCAALNLDYFGPEEESRLDSSGSSSRSISPPPGVDRELYELTISKVETSADSSSHMEDTLNRLMSSAETTSTSVRKPLQDEELSAEAGRLISGLPDLSFMRAKVLMFPSVLVPKE; encoded by the exons ATGGAGCCATACATCATGCCGCtgcactcctcctcccctcctccgctggatgatgatggtgacggGGAGGCCGGATCGGAGGAGGACGAGTTTGGGGACTTCTCTGTTGGTGTTTCTTGTTCGCCTCCTGGCTTTGCTGATTCATCGGATTCACCATCCGGCCTCAGACAGCCTTCTCCCACCATAAAGCCAGCCACCCACCAACccaacagcagctttaatcagccGGTTAAACAATCCCAGCCCACGCCTGCTGTGAACTCAGGGGCCAGCAGGGGCCAGAAAGACGTGGAAGGTCAGGATTATGATGCTGAGTCATGTGTGCACCTCACAAATGGGTTCTCTGAAAGAGACCACGACTCTGGGACCCACACGGCCTCAGCAGTGGGCGTCTGCTCGCCCAGGGAGGAAACAGGGTTTGCTgatttcactgtgtttacagagcAGGCGGCTCATCCCTGGTGCTGCGGGTTCAATCCCGTGGGCAGCACAGAGCAGTGGGATGGCAGAGCGGTTGGGACTGGACAGGAGGTGGTTATGGACTCTGAGCCCAGACCTCATTGTGCATTTAAGGCAAAAGATAAAGTTTGCACTACGGTGAAGCACTGTGAGAAAGGAGATGCAGCACTACCAACACAGGACCAGCATCAGCCTCAGGAAGCTGCAACAGGTACGGATTTTCCATCTGAGGAGCCTGGAGGCAGTCAGAGTGAAAAGAGGGAACGGTTTAATTCATTTCAAACCACAGAGGCGCAGGAGGATGCAGAAGACGGCAGAGACGATCAAGACAACAGCCTCTCGAATTTCCCCCAAACATTCAGCGCGTATGAATCTGCTTCAGAGGACATGGCGTCCTTCTGTGATGATTTCTCATTTGAGGGTCCTTCTGTGGACGTGGAACCAAATGTTTCATCTCTCGGGTCAGTGGATCAGACAGACTGGGACCCGACGGATGACGAGGAAGAAGAACTCACACAGCGTAAGACAGAGGACGGTTTTCATTACTGCGACCAATCTGCAACTCAGGAAACTTCGGCTACCTCCAACCAGTCACAGtctggaacacacacagaggacaatTTTGCAGACTTCAAAGACTGTAGCTTTGAGCATCACAGGGACCAAGGACATGTCCAAACAGCTGATGTAGGGGTGCTGAGTCTGGGAAACCTCCCACCGAGCGACAGCTTTGCAGATTTCTGCTCGGCGCCCAcgcaggaggaagaagaagggtCGTGGGCGGAGTTCAAGGATCAGAGAGCTCAGGAGGAGGGAAGAACTTGGACACAGTTCAGAGAGCAAGTCAGCAGCCTGCAGACTGACGGGAGcgctgaggaggagcagaaggaggaggaggaggaggaggacaggacgGGGCAATGTGGGGTTTCCAGGAGGAACAGCTGTCAG GCGTCACTGTCCTGCCGCgtccagcagcttctcctcacCACTTTTCCAGAGGTAGAGATCCCAGCagtggaggctgaggaggaggaagtggtcaACCTCAGTGTTCTGCTTAATGCCCGACAACAACctgagagtgaagaggaggaggagaaaccaGAAGTCGGTCCCACATCTCCGTG GGCTCAGCGGGGGCCGTGGTGGCCACACCAGGACCTCCACAGTGCAGTCGGCCTCCGGTTTCAGTGGGGaggctcccacacacacaggactctGCTCAGGTGCCTCGGTGTGGACACGAGAAACATT GTGTTCATCGGCATGAAGAAGCAGCCAGTGACTGTACCTGCTTTTGCGTCCAGCCTG GGAATGCTGGAGCCCACCAAAGACTCTGTGCCGGCTGTCTGTTCTCCAGGAGACACAGCGGTCACAGCACAAGCACCTCCAGGACCCCGAGACTCAACAGATTCAATGCAG GAGGCGCCTCCCTCCAGCCAGCTGGACTGGAGCCGCCGTGGCCTTAGCAGCTCTCAGGACG GCTGCGCTGCTCTCAACCTGGATTATTTTGGTCCTGAGGAGGAGAGCCGACTcgacagcagcggcagcagcagccgcagcatCAGTCCTCCTCCAG GAGTTGACCGTGAGCTGTATGAGTTGACCATCAGCAAAGTGGAAACCAgcgctgacagcagcagccacatgGAGGACACTCTGAACCGCCTGATGTCCTCTGCAGAGACAACCAGCACTTCAGTCAG GAAACCTCTGCAGGATGAAGAGCTGAGTGCCGAGGCTGGCAGGCTGATCTCTGGACTGCCCGACCTGTCTTTCATGCGGGCGAAGGTCCTCATGTTCCCGAGCGTCCTCGTCCCTAAAGAATAA
- the aftphb gene encoding aftiphilin isoform X2: MEPYIMPLHSSSPPPLDDDGDGEAGSEEDEFGDFSVGVSCSPPGFADSSDSPSGLRQPSPTIKPATHQPNSSFNQPVKQSQPTPAVNSGASRGQKDVEGQDYDAESCVHLTNGFSERDHDSGTHTASAVGVCSPREETGFADFTVFTEQAAHPWCCGFNPVGSTEQWDGRAVGTGQEVVMDSEPRPHCAFKAKDKVCTTVKHCEKGDAALPTQDQHQPQEAATGTDFPSEEPGGSQSEKRERFNSFQTTEAQEDAEDGRDDQDNSLSNFPQTFSAYESASEDMASFCDDFSFEGPSVDVEPNVSSLGSVDQTDWDPTDDEEEELTQRKTEDGFHYCDQSATQETSATSNQSQSGTHTEDNFADFKDCSFEHHRDQGHVQTADVGVLSLGNLPPSDSFADFCSAPTQEEEEGSWAEFKDQRAQEEGRTWTQFREQVSSLQTDGSAEEEQKEEEEEEDRTGQCGVSRRNSCQASLSCRVQQLLLTTFPEVEIPAVEAEEEEVVNLSVLLNARQQPESEEEEEKPEVGPTSPWAQRGPWWPHQDLHSAVGLRFQWGGSHTHRTLLRCLGVDTRNIVFIGMKKQPVTVPAFASSLGMLEPTKDSVPAVCSPGDTAVTAQAPPGPRDSTDSMQEAPPSSQLDWSRRGLSSSQDGTSPRRAPHFWGRK, translated from the exons ATGGAGCCATACATCATGCCGCtgcactcctcctcccctcctccgctggatgatgatggtgacggGGAGGCCGGATCGGAGGAGGACGAGTTTGGGGACTTCTCTGTTGGTGTTTCTTGTTCGCCTCCTGGCTTTGCTGATTCATCGGATTCACCATCCGGCCTCAGACAGCCTTCTCCCACCATAAAGCCAGCCACCCACCAACccaacagcagctttaatcagccGGTTAAACAATCCCAGCCCACGCCTGCTGTGAACTCAGGGGCCAGCAGGGGCCAGAAAGACGTGGAAGGTCAGGATTATGATGCTGAGTCATGTGTGCACCTCACAAATGGGTTCTCTGAAAGAGACCACGACTCTGGGACCCACACGGCCTCAGCAGTGGGCGTCTGCTCGCCCAGGGAGGAAACAGGGTTTGCTgatttcactgtgtttacagagcAGGCGGCTCATCCCTGGTGCTGCGGGTTCAATCCCGTGGGCAGCACAGAGCAGTGGGATGGCAGAGCGGTTGGGACTGGACAGGAGGTGGTTATGGACTCTGAGCCCAGACCTCATTGTGCATTTAAGGCAAAAGATAAAGTTTGCACTACGGTGAAGCACTGTGAGAAAGGAGATGCAGCACTACCAACACAGGACCAGCATCAGCCTCAGGAAGCTGCAACAGGTACGGATTTTCCATCTGAGGAGCCTGGAGGCAGTCAGAGTGAAAAGAGGGAACGGTTTAATTCATTTCAAACCACAGAGGCGCAGGAGGATGCAGAAGACGGCAGAGACGATCAAGACAACAGCCTCTCGAATTTCCCCCAAACATTCAGCGCGTATGAATCTGCTTCAGAGGACATGGCGTCCTTCTGTGATGATTTCTCATTTGAGGGTCCTTCTGTGGACGTGGAACCAAATGTTTCATCTCTCGGGTCAGTGGATCAGACAGACTGGGACCCGACGGATGACGAGGAAGAAGAACTCACACAGCGTAAGACAGAGGACGGTTTTCATTACTGCGACCAATCTGCAACTCAGGAAACTTCGGCTACCTCCAACCAGTCACAGtctggaacacacacagaggacaatTTTGCAGACTTCAAAGACTGTAGCTTTGAGCATCACAGGGACCAAGGACATGTCCAAACAGCTGATGTAGGGGTGCTGAGTCTGGGAAACCTCCCACCGAGCGACAGCTTTGCAGATTTCTGCTCGGCGCCCAcgcaggaggaagaagaagggtCGTGGGCGGAGTTCAAGGATCAGAGAGCTCAGGAGGAGGGAAGAACTTGGACACAGTTCAGAGAGCAAGTCAGCAGCCTGCAGACTGACGGGAGcgctgaggaggagcagaaggaggaggaggaggaggaggacaggacgGGGCAATGTGGGGTTTCCAGGAGGAACAGCTGTCAG GCGTCACTGTCCTGCCGCgtccagcagcttctcctcacCACTTTTCCAGAGGTAGAGATCCCAGCagtggaggctgaggaggaggaagtggtcaACCTCAGTGTTCTGCTTAATGCCCGACAACAACctgagagtgaagaggaggaggagaaaccaGAAGTCGGTCCCACATCTCCGTG GGCTCAGCGGGGGCCGTGGTGGCCACACCAGGACCTCCACAGTGCAGTCGGCCTCCGGTTTCAGTGGGGaggctcccacacacacaggactctGCTCAGGTGCCTCGGTGTGGACACGAGAAACATT GTGTTCATCGGCATGAAGAAGCAGCCAGTGACTGTACCTGCTTTTGCGTCCAGCCTG GGAATGCTGGAGCCCACCAAAGACTCTGTGCCGGCTGTCTGTTCTCCAGGAGACACAGCGGTCACAGCACAAGCACCTCCAGGACCCCGAGACTCAACAGATTCAATGCAG GAGGCGCCTCCCTCCAGCCAGCTGGACTGGAGCCGCCGTGGCCTTAGCAGCTCTCAGGACGGTACGTCCCCTCGCCGAGCCCCTCACTTCTGGGGCCGGAAGTAG